CTGTCAAACAAAACAAACTAAGCACACTTGTTTTCGCTTTCAGAGCTTATGTGAGCTTGATGCCGATGGAAATTAGGTGTGCCCCGAGGTTTCCATGGGCAGGTTTTGATGACGCTAATCTTATAATCCAAAAACAAAACCAGAACATCAAAAAAAGATCATCTCTTGACACATCAAACCATACAGTACACATAATTGAAAACCTTCTGAACTTAACTTTCTTGCTGAATTTCTTGACAGCGAAAAATGCCCCCAAACTCTCCCATTCAAACAGTCGAATTTGACAGTGTTTTTGTACTGCTGAACTGTACACGCAGGTCGACATCATCTCCAGCCTCCTGAGTGGAAGGCTGGTGCGGGAGAAGGTGGGTCCCGCGGTTCAGAGCGCGGTTCAGAGTCAGGTAACCACTCAACCTCAGCACAAATGCTCCCAAGTTATGGCTCGCCATGCTCCAGATTAAATTCGCCCATAAGCTCTCTCATTCTCGCATCTATGGAGGCCACCATCACACATGCGTTTTCTTGGCCTACCACTCTTACAATTTAGTTAACCCTTCACAGTTCAGATACATAGTGCGTATGATAGTAGCAGTAGCAGCATTTGTTAGCCTGAATCTGAAGGGGAAAAAGAATTTTGTTGTTCTTGTTGAGTTGTTCTTTGAGTGGGAGTTGGTTCATGCATTGCCCAGAAGACAACCATTGCTACTCATCTAATgcgaccattttttttttcttctgggaAAAGGAATTGATGGGCTGATCCGTTTAGTAACATGGCTGTGCTTATCGTGTGGATCACTCACTGTAGTGGGTAATGAGCTCATCGCCCACAAGTGAATGAAAGAAACTTTTTTTTGtgcgtgtgagagagagagaattcaGAAAGAGACTTGCACTAGTACCTAATGATTGCAATTAACTAACTAACACTAATGTAGTGGTTCGGTTTGACGTAACAATCTGATATAATTTGCTATTCAGATCATCATAGATGCTTTACAAAAAatgatgattatttttttactgtTTCGCTGTTGGAATTTACCGCAGTTTGTAAACCTTTCGtcagattatttatttatttatctgaATGTTACGTTTGCTTGCAGATAAGCGCCATCAGCTCGCCGTTCGCCGAGACCAGCGACCTGTTCGAGACCGGCGGCACCAAGGGTTTACCGGCGGACACGCTCCGCCGGCTGCCGGCGATCAAGATCACCGGCGACAACGCCGTCGACTCCGCCGGCGAGCCCATCTGCTGCTCCGTGTGCCTCCAGGTTGGCTACTCACCAAATCCtcgtctccttttttttttctttttgaaagcaTGCACGATTCATCCGACTGGCACGGTTAAATTTAGGTTTATCTAAAAATCTGATGTTAGATTTTTGGTAAAAATATGTTAAattagtgtaattacatatgtaattttgagacttacattataaatatactaaaattatctatataatttagggacttacaaaataaatatatgctgACTGTTTTCTTGTGAAAATTATAATGACACATTTATAGCAAATCCGTTAAATTTTGCAGGATTTCCGCGTAGGTGAGATGGCAAGAAGGCTACCAAGCTGCCGGCACGTGTTTCACGTGCCGTGCATCGACTGCTGGCTGGTGAGGCACGGCTCCTGCCCGCTGTGCCGGCGAGACATCTGATCGATCGTGATCAAAATCTCGCATCTGATGAACGATCAGTTCATGTCATCGTACTCCGAATCGGACACGGCGATGAATGGTGGATCGAGTTCGTGGTACATAGGTTGTGTGTAGTAGAGTAGAACGAACTACTGCATCCTGATATCCGTAAGGGGAATGGGTGTGAGCAAGTGATTGCAATCTCGTGAAGATGGAGAGAGAATGAgaccttccaaaaaaaaatcttttttacTGTCCTTGAGTAGTTACCGGAAGGGAATATTGTACCGTGGTATCTCTGTTGCGTTGAGGTATCGGAATGTATTGTAAATTTACAGTAAAAATCGTTGTAACTTTAGGTATCTTTTCAAGAATACTGGAGGCGAAAAAATGGCATGTGTGTAGCAATCACTTTGATGAGATGAATGAACTGGCAGAAACTGTGGATAAGGAAAAGAGGACAGTTGTTGCTTCAGAGGTTGGCTCGGTGTCATTGTGGTCGATCCTGGCTTGCGTGTGTCTGATGGAACTCTGAAGATCTTGCAGGCTCTGGGACTATGGCCGTATGCTTAtccttttttaagataatacaAATATATGATATCCCCGGTTTCTATTATAAGATACACAGCCAACAAGTTCTTACTGAAATAAGTAAAAGTGTGGTAGGATAAATTCCCAGCTACCATTAAGAAATTAAAAACAGCTTAAAAGGCTAAGAATGGCTGTATGCTTATCTGTTGATTCTGAACAATGTTCAGCTCCAGATTTCAGAATTCTCACTCTTCAGATTGAGATGGAACTGAGCTGTATAGGCTAGCCACTGTAAAATTAGGCTTTTAGGCCCAAACTTCTGATGGGCCTCTGCTCACAGCCCAGTAATCCGTTGGTGAGCCCAAACTGAGGATGACTGggcccctcttctcctccttttcACACGTGTATATATGGGCCACCATCTTGGTCCAATAACTGCTTCAACTGCTCCTAGAACCAAAGTACCAAACTAAATTCAGGTCAAAGAAAGAAGAACCAAACTAAATTAAAGATCTTCTAGAAACAAATCTTGATCACCTTATTATGCTAGATGTGGACGGATCAATCAAACCAGCAGAGGGAAAGCGACGTAAATCCGCTGTTTAATTATGAACTCGTGGCTGCCAAATTAAGACTTAAGAGGCACTGAAAAACCAGAGCTTCAGATGTGGGCGGTCCCTGATTTTGGTTAGGGAATTTGgttcttccttcttttcttcAGTTCCTACTCCCTTTGGCCCCCAGCCAACAAAAATTCAAATGCATGCATCGAACCAAACAGATTATGATGCATCATTGCTTGCGTTCCGGTTTGTTTCTGAACACTGACGTCGTCCTGGTGCCTGCGACGGCATCTGCATGCATCCTCCtccgttttattttaaaattacttGCAAGATTATCTCAAAATACAACTATTTATCTTCCAACTTTCTCATCTCAACAGATCATAATCATTTCTCATTTCAACCTTAATCTTTTAAGAAAATGCATTACTCCTAAATGCTTaatccatcttaaaatatagtaacatagTGCTTGATTAGATTGTAGTTCATATTCGTTGAACGTGGACAGAATCGCTATATTGTGTACCATAGGATAAAGGAAGTAATTATATTTGAGACCGAACGAATAGTCCGATATGGATGACACATGCATGTCAGATTGTCAGCTATCTGCTCCCTTGCAGAGTCAGAAATGGAAGACGGGGCCAGAATTCAGCTGCGACGAAGCAGCAGACAACGCTCGACATGGAGCCGTAGTACATGAGCGTGTATACAACGACTTGACAATTGTGTTGAAGAACCAACCACTCGACGAGTCGACGGAGACTTAAATATTATAGTTTTGTGCTCTGGGTTTAAGCTCTGATCTGATCATTGAGCATTATTTGTCTGATGCTAATTAAGGTCAAAACTACACTTGTCTATATCGATTAGCATATTTGGAGAGACACGTGTATATAGCTGGGGTCACTGTGGCACACAAGCCCTGATGTATCATATCCATAAGTATAAGCAGATATTCACGCGACTAGCTACCTTAGTTAATTCCAGATGTCTGATGGTTACAGCGTATATAAACAGTTAAAACACACGTTGAACTTCCCCCAACTCTGCATGTTTTCCTTGCCTCTCTTATGATCGATGATAGAGACATAGAGTATATAATCTAAGATCATACGATgatatggatatatatattgacTCTGTCTGTCTGTATGTTCATCTGTATATATCGATCTACTTATCTAGTTCGTCGGCAGCGTATATATTTTAGAGCAAAATCGAGGCTTGCCTTTGCTAACTTATTGATCGCTTGCAGTGCAGACGCCATCATACAGAAACCAATAAGCATCTCAGTTACTAGTAGTATTACGCAATGCATCTGGAAAAACGTCGGCAGAAACAAACCAGCAGCGGCTGCAAGCAGGGACAGACAGAGCGAATCTTCGGTTCCTGTACTATTACTCCAAGACATGCTAAATAATCAAGCGGATTTGACATGTCGATTCAAGCAAATCTCGCCCCGCGTTGTCCCGTCCCTTAATGTGTGCAGCGTAATGCAGGGATTTCTTCACAAAAAAGTTCAGTTTTCCAGCGTCATCGATCCCGACGCTtaaattaggctgtgtttagtgcAGCGCTAAAGGTTAGATTTTTGTTGAAATTAGAAATAATATGACTAAAAAGTTGTGTTtgtatgataggttgatgtgatggaaaaggactgaagtttggatccaaactttatatataaacacagccttaattaaCTTCTCTCTTCTCAAGTTCACATCTAATGGAATAGAATATCCCGGTTTTTGCTCAAAACgagttacagccaattattacaaagttgTACTCAGAGTGTAGTTCAACAAAACATTGAGAACAcgcacttaaaataaaaaataacccATCTAAGATAAGGAGAACACGTTATTAAAGTCTATTTGAAATCTCCAACCATAATTgacaaaaagttgcataactgTCGTCTCAAGCCTACGGCATGCAAACTTCATAAActcgtcatcttcatcacacctttgtaACTGAGCGCAACAccggagccaatatgttgccctgaaaattacctgcatatatgtaatagatggtgatttgtcaaaaaccaaaTTATTCATGCTCAACCACAAAGCCTAACATATTGCAGAGGCTCCCACAAGTATAAGCTTACTCCTTTTCTTGTCCACCCCCAAACCAACCATCAAAAATATGTGATATACTACTAGGAGGGCAAAGACCAAAAGAATATTGTATTGCTCTCCCTATAAAGTTTGCATAATGGCAATCCATGAAAAGATGTTGAATATTctcattttttattaaaaaacaacaTCTTAAACTACCATTCCAATTTCGTCTTGCTATATTGTCTTTGGTTAACACAACCCCTTTAAGTAAGTACCACATGaagatcttaatcttaagcggcatcttaagcttcccaatcattttatttctctcaatataaccattattaattaaagcaaGATACATTAACCTAACCGAGAACCTTCCATTCTTATTAAAGTTCCATCTAAAACAATCGGAAGAATGATTTAGCTGGATATGTATAATAGAAGCACACAACTCATACCAAAAAAtaagattctgaccaactaaagttctcctaaaagaaacattaagTGGAACAGATCTCATAACACTAGTAATTGAAGAACATTTCCTTCGGACAATGGCATATAAAGAGGGATACTTATCTTTAAAGGCTAAGTTACCTAaccatttatcttcccaaaatctagtTTGTTCCCCACTATTCACAATCATGGAACCCATGTTTAAGAAAGTATCCTTAACTTTCATGAGACCTGACCAAAAATGAGAGTTACCTTGCTTCTTATCAACTTGAGTAATAGACTTATTATGAAGATATTTCCTCCTCAATAAGTCTTGCCAAACCCCTTGTTCATTAATTAACTTAAACAACCATTTGCTCAAaagacatttattttgtatttccaaattaTGAACCCCTAAACCACCCTGATCTTTGGGCCGGCAAATGATATCCCATCTAGTAAGTCTGTACCTTTTCTTATGATCATATCCTTGTAAAAAAAGCGAGATTTATAATAATCAATTATTTGAAGTATCCCTTTCGGTATCTAAAAAAGGAAATCATAAACATAGCTAAACTTGAAAGTACAGAATTAATCAACACCAATCTACCACCCACAGACATATACTTacctttccaactactaagttttttctcaattctttATTCAATAACCTTCCAGTCTTTGTTACCTAGCTTTCTAAAATGTATTGGAATACCAAGATATTTGACAGGAAGAAAGCCTAACTTACAACCAAAGATATTAgaagagtaaaatgcaccagcggtccttaaacttgtcagcaGATTttacttaggtccacgaacttgcaaagcgcaCATTGAGAtatctaaacttggtttattgtatcatcccggtccaaagccgcgtttgaccgtggtcttatttacgtggcatgccacgtggacgatgacatggattttttttatttttctcccttcttccttctcttttctcttttatgaAAGGACGATGACGTGTATGAGGCATTTTCATCTTTTcgacaaggaagaaagagaaaaaaagaaggaagaaaggagaaaaaataaaataaaaatccatgtcatcgtccacgtggcgtgctgtaacgccccgattttcgttcgggattaaaaatcatttaataatgcattttctagaaattaaataaaagttaaaccaatttaatcaagtggaatTATGGAgtaaattaaaatttcctttaaaaatcattggccgagaatattctgtaatattctttgtgccctaatgtactctctagaattttccgtgaattttcggagctcaagaaataattttaaaagcacCAAGTTCATTTTAACCaactaaataaaaagaaaaacaattaaaatcccccttcctctctttgggctattttcggcccaagtcttCCTTCTCTCCCGTGGCCCGCgcgccccttttctctccctctcgagccggcctcctccctcggcccgctcggctctctctcttcctcaagtctgctttacttccctcgcccgttttcctctctctctctccccgacaggtgggacccgaggccccacctgtcatcttcttCCCCAACCTCCCGTCGCCCCaactgccgccatggccgccggtttCGCCCCCACGACGCTGCGGCTCCCGCGCTCCACCCCGCCCCACGAGCACGTGAAATcgatcccctccacctcctccacctttcccccccactctccccgcgaaaatcggcgccggttaatgtaacaccctgaaaattcgaccgacaaaatcaaaactctaaaaatacggattttcaaaaactttttaaattaattgcatcatgccgatcttattcgtctattttatctggatttgatctcgaagattattaatcgtgagtaaagaatagttaattaggaataaaccttaaaaacaaattggtaaaataaatacaaattaaaataaagattaggtgtggatagaaataaataaaatattatcgcgaccatatttggatcaattaaatttaaatacgatggaataagaattaaccctaattaaaactcaaataaattatataaaaataaaatatgagtaatattaatctagggtgaattcattagttaagataacacaaatattgagtaaaatgcatatatgtaaaattaggaattgtggaatcaaatttatatggaaaatacactaaaatcgggataaataggaaaagtcactGTTCATTGCCTCATAGGTGTTCGATTTCGGTCCCTAGCCCTAGACCCTTCTCTGTCACGCGCCCAGCCatgccccgagccccgcgccgccgctgccgcgccgtcgccgtcaccatcccgtcgcgccgtcgcctgccgccgcgccgacgtcgccatc
Above is a window of Oryza sativa Japonica Group chromosome 10, ASM3414082v1 DNA encoding:
- the LOC4349274 gene encoding NEP1-interacting protein 1, with the translated sequence MDASPSSSSSSPVAPEVVQWAGGADGFGSAAIGFACRVLCAVATCVFAAVGSVVGAVTGSAIGLATESGMLRGAGIGAISGAVFSIEVAESSRDLWHSSDSAVWCLVYMVDIISSLLSGRLVREKVGPAVQSAVQSQISAISSPFAETSDLFETGGTKGLPADTLRRLPAIKITGDNAVDSAGEPICCSVCLQDFRVGEMARRLPSCRHVFHVPCIDCWLVRHGSCPLCRRDI